The following proteins come from a genomic window of Nicotiana tomentosiformis chromosome 12, ASM39032v3, whole genome shotgun sequence:
- the LOC138902449 gene encoding uncharacterized protein, whose amino-acid sequence MIFGGNEINGVTFSAEKKTKVLITQSKRLREDAITFMEEDADGLLLPHNDALVISLNMLDFKIKRVLVDPGSSSNIIQLRVLEQAKLTGSIILATKLPTGFNVVSVTTWEEILLLTNAERVMKTSLFEVVDGDMGYNIILGRPWLHEMKVVPLTYHQLLKFPKPEEIKQIRGDQPTTREMNVISISNCKVKERTA is encoded by the coding sequence ATGATATTTGGGGGGAACGAAATtaatggggtcaccttttcggcggAAAAGAAGACTAAAGTATTGATAACTCAAAGCAAAAGACTCCGGGAGGACGCTATCACTTTCATGGAGGAAGACGCTGACGGATTACTGTTaccacacaatgatgcactggtaatttctttaaatatgttagattttaaaattaagcgtgttctagtggatccaggaagttcgtcTAATATCATACAATTGAGGGTATTGGAACAAGCTAAACTCACAGGAAGCATTATTCTGGCAACAAAACTCCCCACTGGATTCAACGTTGTGAGCGTGACGACCTGGGAAGAGATCCTGCTGCTCACGAATGCTGAAAGAGTAATGAAAACATctctcttcgaagtagtggatggtgatatgggatacaacatcatcttgggaaggccatggctacacgagatgaaagtCGTACCTTTGACGTATCACCAATTACTGAAGTTTCCAAAGCCCGAAgaaatcaagcagataagaggtgaccaaccgacaacaagggagatgaatgtaATCTCAATTTCCAATTGCAAAGTGAAGGAGCGTACGGCATAG